The proteins below come from a single Asanoa ferruginea genomic window:
- a CDS encoding nucleotidyltransferase domain-containing protein, translated as MSAYEELLARAEADPGVVGLILSGSQARGTAGPHSDHDVFVVVPEHDGRWVTSLTPALDTAVLTVDELADVSDRWARYAYRGAVVLLDRLGGRISSLVEAQATLAPAEVDAFVREQLDGYINFVYRAAKSRRDGHADLARLDEIEAGPWLLWTLFALHGRVRPYNKYLRWELERYPLPAPWTAERLIAEPPSAWFTELERLARARGFGDVVDGWDDLSLLRSVSP; from the coding sequence GTGAGCGCGTACGAGGAACTGCTCGCCCGTGCGGAGGCCGACCCGGGCGTGGTGGGCCTGATCCTGTCGGGGTCGCAGGCGCGCGGTACGGCCGGCCCGCACTCCGACCATGACGTCTTCGTGGTCGTGCCGGAACACGACGGCCGGTGGGTCACCTCGCTGACGCCGGCACTGGACACGGCCGTCCTGACCGTCGACGAACTGGCCGACGTGTCCGATCGGTGGGCGCGCTACGCGTACCGTGGCGCGGTTGTCCTTCTTGATCGTCTTGGCGGTCGGATCTCTTCGCTGGTGGAAGCACAGGCCACGCTGGCGCCGGCCGAAGTGGACGCGTTCGTGCGTGAACAGCTCGACGGCTATATCAACTTCGTCTACCGGGCCGCGAAGAGTCGCCGGGACGGGCATGCCGACCTGGCCCGGCTCGACGAGATCGAGGCCGGGCCGTGGCTGCTGTGGACGCTGTTCGCGCTGCACGGGCGGGTCCGGCCCTACAACAAATATCTGCGCTGGGAGCTCGAGCGTTATCCGCTGCCCGCGCCGTGGACGGCCGAGCGGCTGATCGCCGAGCCTCCGTCGGCGTGGTTCACCGAGCTCGAACGGCTCGCGCGGGCACGCGGGTTCGGCGACGTCGTCGACGGCTGGGACGACCTGAGCCTGCTGCGGTCGGTCAGCCCATAG
- a CDS encoding YciI family protein, giving the protein MTRYLISFNDGAMDHIPAEDMPDVGKASHEVVREAISAGVWVFGIGVERQQASIVGTDGMITDGPFPETKEVIGGFSVIDVASREEALEWAAKIAVSCRCAQEVRVIMPDPESEAILREVDGR; this is encoded by the coding sequence ATGACGCGGTATCTGATCTCGTTCAATGACGGCGCGATGGATCACATCCCCGCCGAGGACATGCCTGACGTGGGCAAGGCCTCGCACGAGGTGGTCCGGGAGGCCATCAGCGCCGGGGTGTGGGTGTTCGGCATCGGAGTCGAACGGCAGCAGGCGAGCATCGTGGGCACGGACGGCATGATCACCGACGGCCCGTTCCCGGAGACCAAAGAGGTCATCGGCGGGTTCTCGGTCATCGACGTCGCCTCGCGCGAAGAGGCGCTGGAGTGGGCCGCCAAGATCGCCGTCAGTTGTCGCTGTGCGCAGGAGGTTCGGGTGATCATGCCGGACCCCGAATCGGAAGCGATTCTGCGCGAGGTTGACGGGCGCTGA
- a CDS encoding threonine ammonia-lyase, with amino-acid sequence MIAPTLDDVRAAATRIAGVAHRTPVLRSRTLDGLAGAEVFLKAENLQRIGAFKFRGAYNAVSRLSAEQLARGIAAYSSGNHAQAVALAARELGSSAVILMPADTPASKQAAVTGYGAEIQTYDRYTGDRVALGEALAQARGLTLIPPYEHPDVIAGQGTAALELLDEVDGLDVVMAPVGGGGLIAGTATAAKGLRPDIRIVGVEPVDGDDTRRSLAAGERVRIPVLRTIADGQAADIPGELTFSVNQRLVDEIVLVTDDQIRDAMRFAFDRLKIVLEPSGATGLAAVLTGQFSGRVGVILSGGNIDTVRFAEVLGR; translated from the coding sequence GTGATCGCACCCACCCTCGACGACGTGCGCGCCGCCGCCACCCGGATCGCCGGCGTCGCGCACCGCACCCCGGTCCTGCGCTCCCGCACCCTCGACGGGCTCGCCGGTGCGGAGGTGTTCCTCAAGGCCGAGAACCTGCAACGGATCGGCGCGTTCAAGTTCCGCGGCGCCTACAACGCGGTGTCGCGGCTGTCGGCGGAGCAGCTGGCCCGGGGCATCGCGGCCTACTCGTCGGGCAACCACGCGCAGGCGGTCGCCCTCGCGGCACGCGAGCTGGGCAGCAGCGCGGTGATCCTGATGCCCGCCGACACGCCCGCGTCGAAACAGGCGGCGGTCACCGGGTACGGCGCCGAGATCCAGACCTACGACCGCTACACCGGCGACCGGGTGGCGCTGGGTGAGGCGCTCGCGCAGGCGCGCGGGCTGACCCTGATTCCGCCGTACGAGCATCCCGACGTGATCGCCGGCCAGGGCACGGCCGCGCTGGAGTTGCTCGACGAGGTCGACGGGCTCGACGTGGTGATGGCGCCGGTCGGCGGCGGCGGGCTGATCGCCGGAACCGCGACCGCGGCGAAGGGGCTGCGGCCCGACATCCGGATCGTCGGCGTCGAACCTGTCGACGGCGACGACACCCGGCGGTCGCTGGCGGCCGGGGAACGGGTCCGGATCCCGGTGCTGCGCACGATCGCCGACGGGCAGGCCGCCGACATCCCCGGCGAGCTGACCTTCTCGGTCAACCAGCGGCTGGTCGACGAGATCGTGCTGGTTACCGACGACCAGATCCGCGACGCGATGCGGTTCGCGTTCGACCGCCTGAAAATCGTGCTGGAACCCAGCGGCGCGACCGGCCTGGCCGCGGTGCTGACCGGGCAGTTCAGCGGCCGGGTCGGCGTGATCCTGTCCGGCGGCAACATCGACACGGTCCGGTTCGCCGAGGTGCTCGGGCGCTGA
- a CDS encoding alpha/beta hydrolase, whose translation MVETFVTAGGLRLWTERIGDPDHPPVLLIMGSAAQGITCPDALVIRLVERGAQVIRFDHRDTGRSSVVDFDAQPYALADLAADCLAVLDGHGLATAHVAGMSMGGMIAQWLGVHAPGRVRSLTLLTSSPMGNRSGDLPPPAPEFLAHLAAGLAPGVESDVELFRVFNGPVRPFDEPGARAMLERAWARATDPAAARNHDRAGRTFAPDRLAPLSSITAPTTIVHGDQDPVFPLAHGEALAAAIPGAHLHVVPGMGHIFYSPGLPEEIADLIRL comes from the coding sequence ATGGTGGAGACCTTCGTGACCGCCGGCGGGCTGCGGCTGTGGACCGAACGCATCGGCGATCCCGACCACCCGCCGGTGCTGCTGATCATGGGGTCGGCCGCGCAGGGCATCACCTGCCCCGACGCGCTGGTCATCCGGCTCGTCGAGCGCGGCGCCCAGGTGATCCGGTTCGACCACCGCGACACCGGCCGGTCGAGCGTCGTCGACTTCGATGCCCAGCCGTACGCGCTGGCCGACCTGGCCGCCGACTGCCTGGCGGTGCTCGACGGCCACGGGCTGGCGACCGCCCACGTGGCCGGCATGTCCATGGGCGGCATGATCGCGCAATGGTTGGGCGTGCACGCGCCGGGCCGGGTCCGGTCCCTGACGCTGCTGACCAGCTCGCCGATGGGTAATCGGTCGGGCGACTTACCGCCGCCGGCACCGGAGTTTCTGGCGCACCTGGCCGCGGGCCTGGCGCCCGGGGTGGAGTCCGACGTCGAGCTGTTCCGGGTCTTCAACGGGCCGGTCCGGCCGTTCGACGAGCCGGGCGCCCGCGCGATGCTCGAGCGGGCGTGGGCGCGGGCCACCGACCCGGCCGCGGCCAGGAACCACGACCGGGCCGGCCGGACGTTCGCACCCGACCGGCTCGCCCCGCTGTCGTCGATCACCGCCCCGACGACGATCGTGCACGGCGACCAGGACCCGGTCTTCCCGCTCGCACACGGCGAGGCCCTGGCGGCCGCCATCCCGGGCGCCCACCTGCACGTGGTGCCCGGGATGGGCCACATCTTCTATTCGCCGGGCCTGCCGGAGGAGATCGCCGACCTGATCCGGCTCTGA
- a CDS encoding AAA family ATPase yields MIRPTLLLTVGLPGSGKTTLAKRVADEHRVLRLTPDDWMAPLFQHNDAGGRRDILEGRMIWTAHEVLRSGASVILDFGCWSSEERYAIRAVAEIAGGRFELAYLEIGEDERRARASRRWIEMPGSTFPMTDADHDLYLASFHPPTPEELAYAPIPDPPPGVGSWLEWASQRWPTLPRFDR; encoded by the coding sequence ATGATCCGACCTACGTTGCTGCTGACCGTGGGGCTCCCGGGGTCGGGGAAGACGACGCTGGCGAAGCGGGTTGCCGACGAGCATCGGGTCCTGCGGCTCACGCCCGACGACTGGATGGCGCCGCTGTTTCAGCACAACGATGCCGGCGGGCGCCGCGACATCCTCGAAGGGCGGATGATCTGGACCGCGCACGAGGTGCTGCGCAGCGGGGCTTCCGTCATTCTGGATTTCGGGTGCTGGTCGAGTGAGGAGCGCTACGCGATCCGGGCTGTCGCCGAGATCGCCGGCGGCCGGTTCGAGCTGGCCTATCTCGAGATCGGTGAGGACGAGCGCCGGGCCCGGGCAAGCCGCCGGTGGATCGAGATGCCCGGGTCGACCTTTCCGATGACCGACGCCGACCACGATCTCTACCTGGCGTCCTTTCACCCGCCGACCCCGGAGGAGCTGGCCTACGCGCCGATTCCGGACCCGCCGCCCGGCGTCGGCAGTTGGCTGGAGTGGGCGAGCCAGCGCTGGCCGACCCTGCCGCGGTTCGACCGGTGA